The Mangifera indica cultivar Alphonso chromosome 19, CATAS_Mindica_2.1, whole genome shotgun sequence nucleotide sequence ttataagtTACCAAACTTACAACCAATGTGATGATGATGGAGTATACTGCCAAAGAAAATGCTAACGAAAAAGAAACACAATAAAGGAAAGGTAATTACCAAATAGaggtattattgaaataaataatgagtttacttaaaaaagtaaattcattaaaagtttgaCTAAAAAGGTTTAGACACaaaattttatgtcttttttaattaatatcccaatttatatagttaatttttaaaaccttaatactaataaaagtaaataaaatcaaatacattattatattttgtataatacTACATGTATTTTATTATGCATCAAATTTGGccttaatgattaaaaaatctGTCACAGTCACAGTCTCAACATCATTCTTAGGTGAAATCATATTGTTTCccaattatatttaataatgctTATTTAATATCACCATTATTTCTTAACTAGCCATAAATACATTTATAGATAGACAAAGTTAGAGCTGACAATTTTTAACGTGATCTGTTAATCTGACACGAAAAATATTGGGTTAAGGTTGAATTTTTTGAcgcaaaatttatttttggtcaaTCCAACAagactaaaaattaaattgagtagTATTAGAGTTCACACAAAAGTAACCCAATATAATCCGAATCTATATGAATGTTCTGaagagatattattttaatagattgcatataattatatttttatataattataattactcatattattgttaatttttatttaaatattttattttattattaagtagtaagcaagaatttgatttagttattCTAAATATAGATGTGTTTTTTAAAggtattatttatactataattatatgttgtatatttatagtcaaaatttgaaatctttacagattacatataattgtatttttatttaattataattactcagattattttttatttttatttaaatattttattttattattaagtagtaaaaaattgatttgattagttagattattgacgtgttttaaaagttttagtacataaatttttagactatttgttaataaaacaaaatgttatattacgtgttttattaataataggttgaggtaatttggtgaaaaaattaaaacgataaaaatactTTGAAGAGttaaaacaatagataattttgtgTCAAATTACGTTAGATCAGGTCAATTCGAATATTATAGAGTtgaattagagttaaaaaattttgatataattttaattcggGTCAGGTTAGAGTTGAAGGTCTCTAACACAAAACCCGAGCTTTAGATGGCCCGATGATATGAATTGTTAGATCTAGACAAAGCTTTGCAGTAAagctaaaaaattttttatcaataaaactatgtgtatatatttttgatatataatttagatatatagatgatgtgtcatcatgcgattgaatgattttaaataaagataaaaaacatctaattacataatacaataaaactatgtgtacccattttgggtacacaaatgtatacacatttatatatgtcatcatgtgattggatgattttgaattaagaataaaacaataaccaatcatatgatgacacatatgagtgtgtatacatttgtgtacccaaagtgggtacatgTAGTATTGCTCTACATAATAACATACtatttgtatatccaaattatgtataaaaaataagtacacatagtattatcttttttttaataaaataatatccttagaaatacataaagaaaaaaaagagaacttttttattaagaaaaaattattaataaaattggaatattttatatacttcaACACAACAAATCTAttcagttttttaaaatatcaataacataacataatagTGTTAATTATTAagatgtaaaaaatattaaaattgccTTGTCTTATTTATACATAGTTGCCATAACTATATtcgaatacatatatatatatatatatatatatatatatatagagagagagagagagagagagagagagagagagagagaaatttgaCATGATTTGTTAACTTGATACAAAAAATAGTTTAGATCGGATTTAGATTGGATTCGGATTGACATGAAACTAACTCGAATTGACCAAAATtaactcaaaaattttgaacagaATATCTCATAACATCAtcatagtaaaaaatatttaatatcctttatttttttataagatagaAAGAGATTCAGTTAAGCAAATCTTTATTCCCTAATTTGAAGCAACAAATAAATCAACACTACATCATCAAATACCAAATATGTTTCACTTAAAGACattcatttaaattcaataacttCTTTTGGGAGAGTGTATaacttataaatattacatatttgaacttattatatttggtagattatattcatatatttgttaatagtttaatatatatgacaattacatttattatatagatcagaaattaaatttcttaaatattgaCAAATAACTGTTAATCTTATTGGTTATCAGTTGCATTATTTTGAAGGTGAAGTTATAGACTTATTTGActtattgattataatattatgttttttttatacctataattaatcatatgaaattataataaacaatttattagtattaatttgaaataaaacaattttgtttagACAAAACGTtgtttcatatcaaaatatctttttgtatattattttgtaataaatcatattattctTTGACATTTGATAAAGTGTGTAGTTTCATAACTAATCATATTGTTACACGtgttttgacatgattttatctattacataatttgagttaatttagaTCAGATCAGGAtaacttgaaaaattttagtttagttcaaGATTGAAAAATGTTGGCACGATCTATTTCAATCGGGTTAGAGTTTGGGGTCTTCGATACAAAATCCGAATTAATACAATATGAATACAATTTGATGACATGAACTCTTATATCTATACTAAActatttggatttttattatatattttaatatttaattttctccCATATCTTATTTCTCTGGTCATTTTCTATGAGCTTATGACTCcagttattttctctataattgcAAAACCTACTCAACCTTgaaaagtaattaattttataatttttcattgttttacaAAATGTGTAAATAATTACAAGCAATAATATCGTGGTGAGCAATGTTTTTAAAGTAAAGAGCCACGTAAGGTAAATGTTAACCATGCATGTGTATGGAATGAAGATGAAACTGCCATTTGAACAAAGGTTTTTAAAACCGGACCAGGATAAAAACCAttttaagtactggtttcgATCGAACCGGTTGAACCGTTTGAACCTGTCGGTTGGACCGAAATTATAGTTTAGTCATAAAATCTGTATTTGTATATTATTACTTTGCTTACTGCTTCCCATGCaaatactctttaatttttatacgtTAAGAGAGAACAATGTAGACTCCCTTATTAATTAAACCAAGGATCATtgccttgttttaaatttgaaaacaataaatacatttattataCAAACATAAATTCATGCCATGccgttaaatttgaaaaattttcaaaagttttccCAACCTTAATTAagcaattgatccaaaagtttaCAAAGCTTTACAAAACACCAGCTTCCCGTCATTGCCTGAGAAGTCGTCGGTCACAACAGCAACAGAAAATCGTCGTCGTTAGCCACCGTCTGAGTTGGAGAAGTCGCCGTCAAACGTTGCAAATATAGCCGTGAAACTGCTACCTTGTGAGCCTGCAAACCAACACACCTCAGCGGCAGCGTCGTCATTGGCCGTCTTTAGCCAACGTCATGGGCAAGGAACAGGAAATTCTACCGTTAAATTCGTTGGCTGTAGCAATTGAGATTGCTTATGTGTGCACTGCAAGGAACAGGAAGAAAAACAGTGTTTTTATATATAGCTTTGAACCGGATTCTGCCTGGACTGGATTGGACTGCGGTTCTGGAGAGAACCGACTGTTCAACCGCGGTCTAATCCGATTTTTACACTAAAACGGTTTAGCCTTCAACCGTACTCGATTACAGTGTCGGTTCATGGACTGACCAGTTTGACCGGCCGGTCTAGTCCGGTTTTTAAATCCTTGATTTGAACATGAATTTCTTATTATTGCAGTGAAGATTTTATTCATCACCAATAAGCCATAATTTTTGGAAGAGTAATTAATTACCAAACttgaaggaaaattaattacaatagcTAGTTTAGGGCGAATATACAATTTTAGCCAACCCATTATAGGTTAATAGATGTAGCCAAACAATTCAAATAATGTCAAAATTATCCTTTGtaactttatttttcaaacaaatcatagggttatttgatatttgacaCTACAaaggttaaatgatattttattgttgGAAAATAATgccaattttgtaaattttgaaaacaataaatttgcATACTCGGATTCGATTTATTCAATGGATGATTTGAGGTTTTGATAGTTAGTCTTTTTCACAAACAATTCGCATTCGTACTGCCATTCCGATTTTGTATTTCTAGGAGATTTTGGATTTCTATGTTTTATGCCTTTGTTGGGAGCATAagtagtaaataaaaaaaaataattgtgttCTAATCATTATGGCAGGAGTTTGGACATTTATATAGGTTCCCAACTGTCATCTTAACTCACAGTTAACTGTCTACAAATGGGTTGGGTTGACCTATCATAGGTGGATCCAATCCCAATAATTcattagaattaaataatatattttacatattaaaaggTTAAATAATGTAAGGAGTAAAATTCAAAGTGcaaagtttttagtttttatgaTCAATCACGCTTATGTGAGACAATtgataacttaaatttgattgaaactcGACACTTAAGCCATTATTTATAGTGAGTGAAGGAAGTTGTTCAAACGATTTCTTCAAAGTGGGAGACTTTTGTAGTGTCCCATATTGGAAAAATATACTCTAACAATCTTTTTCACCTACTATAAATAAGAACTCAAGTCTCACTTTAGAGGTGATAttgattttaagaatttaagtCACCTATTAGTTATaagtttatcttctttttttatcataatttaatttttaacatgttttcttttattagaatacaaagtttttaaaagtattttttaaaatttgaaaaataaaattgtagaACTTGAGCTCAACTTCCATGACTCTAGCCATAGCTATTTAGTTCGGGTTTGTTCGAGCCAAATTGGTAATTAAGCTTGAGCCAATTCAATTCGATTCCAACCTTAACTGTGTTCAATAATGGCCAAACATTCTTTTATATGTtgagataaatttgaaaaaacttaatttcttagatatattcatataatctcTAGAGtattggttaaaattttatagaccCTTCAAGTTGGTTAATTTaaccaattaattttgttaaaactcTATTAACTGATAAAGAACATAATTACGAACTAATAAATGGTGCCTAATGTCCATGAAGTTTAGACGATGAAAGTATTACAGTCAATAATAAGCAAATTTgtatagttaatttttaaaaccttaaacataataaaagtttataaaatcaatcacGTTAGTATACTTTGCAAACATTTAATGCTACTATTATTTCTTATGCATCAAATTTGGCCTTAATGATTCAAGAATCCATCACAATCTCAACGTCATTCTTAGGTTAAATcatattgtttttcaattatGCTCAATATTACGTATTTAATAACACTATTATTTCTTAACTAGGGAATGTTTTCAGTAAGGctcactaatttttttttaaaaataatatctttagaaatacataaaagaaaaaatattaattaaattaaaaaaattatatatacttcaACACTAAAACATGacgatttaatttttaaaaatattaataacaaaataaaaattattaaagttgaCTAACTTATACATACATggtaactatatatatatatatatatatatatatatatatatatatatatatttatatttatattattacataGACTAACTATCAACTAAAATTTTCAGtacctttttaataaaaaaattatattacattaaatacaataaatacaataatcCATAGAGtgactttataaaatttttaatttgtttaaaaaacttGGATAActctaataataaaacaaaagaagaggGATGAATACAAGAAGCATTAATTCTTGTATGAATATAACAAAACGTTGCAGTAATTCTATTTTTAAGAGACAATTATTTCAGAAACATGTTTATTTATGGTAAATATAAGAAGCATTCATTTGgattgaatgaaaatgaaatttgcaTGCCAAATTAAATCGTCTTAGCAGTTAACAGTGGTAATTGTTGATGATTGTATGATTTATGAGATTCATCTTTCTTCCCAGCCCGAGCCTGGCCCGACTATACGCTGGGCTTCGTGAACTAAGAAGGtcttttgcaaaatttttatcGACATTTGGGCGCTGAATATAATTCCGGGGGCTACTATAAAGCTATACAATTTCAAAGGGGAATGTGGAGTATAGTAGCCGAAGGCAGGCCACGGCTATGCCTAGGCGAGGATTCACATGAGGAGATGGCCACATCACCACGGGTATGGTCAAGGCCACAAATGGTTCAAAGGCAATTATCTTAAGTCTCttgtttttttaacatttttgggGAAGCTTTAAGCATAGAAAACGTGTATTTTATAATCATCTATGCTATCTCTAGCATAGAAAACCTTTTTGgtcatcaaaaaaatttaaatgattacTAATTGTTGGTCTAATATTGTTATTAGACGAAATTTTTGTCAATAAGCAAAGTTAGAATGTAGTCAATAATGGTTAAACATCATTTTATGTATTGGGGTAAATTTGTTACatcttaatttcttatttatatcCATATAATAATCTATGGAGTAAtgataaaaattgtataaaccccttaaattggttaatttaattaattactttaatcaAAACTGTATTAATCAATAAAGAACATATTtactaattaataaatgatttttaaagttagagaAAGAAagtattaaaatcaataatgatcaaatttatatagttaatttttaaaactttaataaaatcaaacacgtttttgtgttttgtgtaTTATTAAATGTATTCTATGGCAGCCTCAACATCATCCTTTTAGGTTAAACCATATTGTATTTCAATTATGCTTTAAAATGcttatttaataatactattatttcTTAACCAGtgataaatacaattttaaaaaatattattaataatgaaatattactttaaagttgaattatttagaaaattattaagcataaattattaatatatttcataaaatttgataaaaatggatagatttaaataattattgtatatggttgaaagtaataaaataaaataaaaatattattttatttaaatgtccttagatataattattttaaaataattttcttattatttgttatattaattgaaaattaagattatttttgtagtattttaatatttaatatagaattgataatcaaattattttttcttttacctaATATATTAccattgacaataaaaaataaccaaaatcttttattaataacagaaccaaacaaaataagactaataataaaaatagattactaagatgatattttattattacaaatcaaACGACCTTCTACGGATGAAGAAAtgttatctttttataaaataatatccttagaaatacataaaaggaaaaaaagaactTTTCTATTAagaaaagatattaataaaattagaaaattatatatacttcaACTctgaaaaaaaagattatttaactttctaaaatatcagagtgtgtatgtatgtgtatatacatacatacacacacatatacatacaaattctcaattaaaattgtcactaccattttttaataaaaaatatatgcaattaaataacaaaaaagtcAAAGCATCTTTAATTTATATCCTTTTGCACTCTTCCTCCACCATAATTTTCGATGATTTATACTGGAACTGTAAAAAAcagtagaaataaaattataacaacacATTCCAAATGCTAGTTATCATcaccttattttgttttcatatattattcaaatatttaattttctccaGTATCTTAATCCATAGAGTgactttctaaaaattttaatttattaaaaatctcttcaataatagaataaaaaagagaaaggttGAAAAACTGAAATGAACTCACAAAAacattgtaataatttttttaagagaatAATTTCAGAAACATGTTTAATTATGGTAAATATAAGAAGCattcatttgaattgaatgtAAATTAAATGAGCATGCCAAATTAACACTAGTAATTTTTCTATGAATAATTGTGTGACTTATGAGAAATCATCTTTcatcaaattcttatttaataaaattatatatatatatatatatataatatatatatatatatatatatatatatatatataaaataaaaaaaatataataatcttcatatcttcaataataatattataacaaataatataaaagttacCCGAAGTATCACattcatcttaaatatttaaatttattataatttattatttttcaaaaacaaaaataccacatttttaattagtataataaataatataaacaatattttaaaatagttacACCCAATAATAATCTttaagacatttaaataaaataatatcttaatattattttattatattgaaataattatttatagttattaattttatcaatcataatattaattttattttttttaaataaaagattaccgaACCAAAATCACCCTAAATGTAACATAATCATCAACACAGATGCAAGAAATCCAATGTATCCAAGCACAGGAGAGAAGGCTATGAAACcccaaacaacaaaaattaatcagTCGCaaaattttttactcaaaataatGGTACATTGCCCACTTATAAAGAAATCTAGTTTGCAGTGTTACATGTTCATTTACTAGTATTCAATGCATCAATTTCTTTTTGCAAATAAACGGCATAAGCCAGGTTTCACTCCACTGCTGAGTTGGGCGAAAATAAAGGAAGAGACAACTGTGAATCTACTGGAATAAATAATTGTGATTCTACCTGAGGGGAAGGAGCAACTTTAAAGATGAAAGTGACAAAATCTACCATATCACCCAGACTGCTATGATGCATAGCAAAGATTATTAATCATGCTTGTTATGAGAAATTCTGGCACGGTGTCGCAGCTCAGCTTTCTTCCATCTAACAATCAGGTAACACAACGAGAAGAGGGTGTTTACCTGGGGAtacgaaaaataaaaaatgaatgttcCCCTAGATAAAACGAAATGATTTGAAATTAGGAAgcaggaaaaataaaaataaacgaGTAGGTCATGTAGTCACAATACTGACCAATATAATGATTGCAATGACAAGAAGAGGTCCAGACCAGAGAACTGATAGAAAAAGGCCATGCGGATCAAAATAGTTTTGAGTGGCAAAGCTCCTCCAGTTCTTTTCAAGGATTCGATTGAGATATTCAGCAAAATACACACCAGCCACTACAACATAATATtgcctaaaaaataattattataaccTAAAAGTTTATAAGCAACAAATGCAATTGACATATCATGATCAGATTCATAAGGATGCTTAACCACATGTTCAAAGGAGAATTCAGATTTAAGTTTgccatcaaatttaataaagatatcAATAGTTTTCACTCATCAACTAGACTTAGTTAACTTTTCAACCACTCTCCATATAGAATCTATACAggccaaaaaagaaaatgtgcATTTCTTGGCGGGTGTTGTGGAAAAGAAGGTTATTGTTGTTGATTCAAAATCAGAATTTCCCCAACATAGGATAATACATGACCCAAAAATAATAAGTAGATGAAACTAGATAAAGTATTCAAGATCTGACTATAAAGTCATCTGGTGTCTTGCTTTTCAAAAATCCTAGTCTTCTGAAAATCAATTTTCTACATAGCAGGGTCTGCCATGCAGCTTCACAGCAGAACCTTAATGATCCACGTGTGAACTTCAGGAAACCACAGCTAGACAAATTCACCATCCATACACAGTATGGTAAAACCATGTTTGTGTCTGAGCCATTACACGATAAGGGAGTATTGTCATGCCTATAGTGCAAACCACCAAGAATAAACAAGTCTTTTTGAGAATTcagaattattttaaaaaatatatatattccacaaagtttccaagaacaataatttaaattttgctgGAGCACTAGTAGAAACATGGTAACATATTGTTTAAGACTTAGTGAAGGAGAAATCAGCTGACAGGGTCAAATACGTCAAGTGAAAACCACAAAGAACAAACAAGTTTTGTTTTTAGAATTATGAAGGAGATaaacaaaatggaaaattattccacaaagttttcaagaaacataatttaaatctgATTGAGGAGTGATAACGCAATCTATTATTATGGAATGGGAACTCTACCAGgaaatctataaaaaatttgtttcaaaaagAAACTCCATTATATGTCTTTTAGAGACTATTTTGAGGAACTTAAGAAGGTGGCTAAAGACTTAGATCTGACATCAATCGAAGAATGAAAAATTGACCTTTTAGCAAAGATACCAAGAATGTATTTCGTTGCATTGCAAAATTTAAGAAGAAGTGGGGCAAAGGATAAGTAGCTTAACTAAAATGTAAAGTTCAATAGGATGCAGTCTATATATACAAGTTTTCTTTACTTTATATGCAAAACGAGCAATCTTCAGTTCAGAATTCTGAAGATAACTAAAGGTCTTTCTCATTAACTACATTAGTACCAATTCCCTCCCCTATGTTTGGCCTTTTGGCTTCACAATCCTTACTTTAGCGAGCTATTAGGAATATATGACCGAAGTCCCTATACAGTACTGCATGATAAATATTCAGTAGAACTGACAGTTAAAGATGACACTACCATAAGCAAATTAGAGACTTACATGCCATAAGGAATAAACACATCTGGAAATTGACATTCTGCCTTGAGAATATT carries:
- the LOC123202941 gene encoding transmembrane protein 18-like codes for the protein MEGLRSAMEAHMDQMADLVQKLSSELRSGLQPAYENFMGFFHAINWKEPWLMGLMAFHILLLIVVIFSRQNVNFQMCLFLMALAGVYFAEYLNRILEKNWRSFATQNYFDPHGLFLSVLWSGPLLVIAIIILVNTLFSLCYLIVRWKKAELRHRARISHNKHD